Proteins from a genomic interval of Trifolium pratense cultivar HEN17-A07 linkage group LG6, ARS_RC_1.1, whole genome shotgun sequence:
- the LOC123891598 gene encoding ninja-family protein AFP3 isoform X2, producing the protein MAMVEDKNHSHDQISTPSVPMNNNYTRERDLFNKFLASENQRLRRCHVPLPTVKPVHQQQQYDELDDDEDLELSLGLSMNGRFGFDPNAKKIKRTTSIPESMIPVSGGGVGAGGSSGGADGGNLIRTCSLPAESEEEWRKRKELQTQRRLEARRKRNEKQRNLRAMRERNNFGGGGEGGVGIESGGVNSNNLGDGLIRTTSLASRVGGLGLNGGEKEKDQVVPPSPPQGGGGGSSGGGSIGSSSGTSESEGQQHGQVPMDTENSSKIAGPQNKTKDLRNLFEDMPSVSTKGEGPNGKRIEGFLYKYGKGEQVRILCVCHGSFLTPAEFVKHAGGGDVANPLKHIVVSSSLN; encoded by the exons ATGGCCATGGTTGAAGATAAAAACCATTCTCATGATCAAATTTCTACACCATCAGTCCCAATGAATAACAATTACACAAGAGAAAGAGATCTCTTCAACAAGTTCTTAGCGTCGGAGAATCAACGTCTCCGTCGCTGTCATGTACCGTTACCAACGGTGAAGCCAGTTCATCAGCAACAACAGTATGATGAACTGGATGACGATGAAGACTTGGAACTAAGTCTTGGTCTTTCAATGAATGGTCGATTTGGGTTTGACCCAAATGCCAAAAAGATCAAGAGAACAACTTCTATACCGGAATCCATGATTCCGGTATCTGGTGGTGGTGTTGGTGCTGGTGGTAGTTCTGGTGGTGCTGATGGTGGAAATTTGATAAGAACATGTTCATTACCGGCTGAAAGTGAAGAAGAATGGAGAAAGAGGAAGGAATTGCAAACACAAAGGAGATTGGAAGCTAGAAGGAAGAGAAATGAGAAACAAAGGAATTTGAGGGCTATGAGAGAAAGGAACAAttttggtggtggtggagaaGGGGGTGTTGGAATTGAAAGTGGAGGTGTGAATAGTAATAATTTAGGTGATGGTTTGATAAGAACGACGTCGTTGGCTAGTCGTGTTGGTGGACTTGGTTTGAATGGtggtgaaaaagaaaaggaCCAAGTTGTGCCTCCTTCACCACCAcaaggtggtggtggtggttcaAGTGGTGGTGGTTCAATTGGTTCTTCTTCTGGTACCTCAGAATCTGAAGGTCAACAACATGGTCAAg TACCAATGGATACTGAAAACTCGAGCAAGATTGCTGGacctcaaaacaaaacaaaggacCTAAGGAACTTGTTTGAAGACATGCCAAGTGTATCTACCAAAGGAGAAGGACctaatggaaaaagaattgaaGGTTTTCTTTACAAGTATGGGAAAGGTGAGCAAGTGAGAATTTTGTGTGTTTGCCATGGAAGTTTTCTTACCCCTGCTGAATTTGTCAAGCATGCTGGTGGAGGTGATGTGGCCAATCCATTGAAGCATATTGTTGTTAGTTCAAGCTTAAATTAA
- the LOC123891598 gene encoding ninja-family protein AFP3 isoform X1 has product MAMVEDKNHSHDQISTPSVPMNNNYTRERDLFNKFLASENQRLRRCHVPLPTVKPVHQQQQYDELDDDEDLELSLGLSMNGRFGFDPNAKKIKRTTSIPESMIPVSGGGVGAGGSSGGADGGNLIRTCSLPAESEEEWRKRKELQTQRRLEARRKRNEKQRNLRAMRERNNFGGGGEGGVGIESGGVNSNNLGDGLIRTTSLASRVGGLGLNGGEKEKDQVVPPSPPQGGGGGSSGGGSIGSSSGTSESEGQQHGQGAVPMDTENSSKIAGPQNKTKDLRNLFEDMPSVSTKGEGPNGKRIEGFLYKYGKGEQVRILCVCHGSFLTPAEFVKHAGGGDVANPLKHIVVSSSLN; this is encoded by the exons ATGGCCATGGTTGAAGATAAAAACCATTCTCATGATCAAATTTCTACACCATCAGTCCCAATGAATAACAATTACACAAGAGAAAGAGATCTCTTCAACAAGTTCTTAGCGTCGGAGAATCAACGTCTCCGTCGCTGTCATGTACCGTTACCAACGGTGAAGCCAGTTCATCAGCAACAACAGTATGATGAACTGGATGACGATGAAGACTTGGAACTAAGTCTTGGTCTTTCAATGAATGGTCGATTTGGGTTTGACCCAAATGCCAAAAAGATCAAGAGAACAACTTCTATACCGGAATCCATGATTCCGGTATCTGGTGGTGGTGTTGGTGCTGGTGGTAGTTCTGGTGGTGCTGATGGTGGAAATTTGATAAGAACATGTTCATTACCGGCTGAAAGTGAAGAAGAATGGAGAAAGAGGAAGGAATTGCAAACACAAAGGAGATTGGAAGCTAGAAGGAAGAGAAATGAGAAACAAAGGAATTTGAGGGCTATGAGAGAAAGGAACAAttttggtggtggtggagaaGGGGGTGTTGGAATTGAAAGTGGAGGTGTGAATAGTAATAATTTAGGTGATGGTTTGATAAGAACGACGTCGTTGGCTAGTCGTGTTGGTGGACTTGGTTTGAATGGtggtgaaaaagaaaaggaCCAAGTTGTGCCTCCTTCACCACCAcaaggtggtggtggtggttcaAGTGGTGGTGGTTCAATTGGTTCTTCTTCTGGTACCTCAGAATCTGAAGGTCAACAACATGGTCAAg GAGCAGTACCAATGGATACTGAAAACTCGAGCAAGATTGCTGGacctcaaaacaaaacaaaggacCTAAGGAACTTGTTTGAAGACATGCCAAGTGTATCTACCAAAGGAGAAGGACctaatggaaaaagaattgaaGGTTTTCTTTACAAGTATGGGAAAGGTGAGCAAGTGAGAATTTTGTGTGTTTGCCATGGAAGTTTTCTTACCCCTGCTGAATTTGTCAAGCATGCTGGTGGAGGTGATGTGGCCAATCCATTGAAGCATATTGTTGTTAGTTCAAGCTTAAATTAA
- the LOC123892412 gene encoding probable endo-1,3(4)-beta-glucanase ARB_01444, with protein MSSVPFLFPQTHSTVLPNPSNFFSQNLLSTPLPTNSFFQNFVLKNGDQPEYIHPYLIKSSNFSLSVSHPFLLFSTAMLYQVFSPDLTISSSQKSHTNSPKNKHFISSYSDLGVTLDIPSSNLRFFLVRGSPFVTASVTKPTPLSITTLHNIVSLSCFDNKKTKYTLLLNNTQKWIIYTSSPINLNHDGSEVKSDPFSGIIRIAVVPDSNYEKILDKFSSCYPVSGYANIQKKFGLVYKWQRKNSGDLLMLAHPLHVKLLSKSNNHGVTVLNDFKYRSVDGDLVGVVGNSWNLKTDSIDVTWHSSKGVTKESHDEIVSALVKDVKKLNISAIETNSSYFYGKIVGRAARFALIAEEISYFKVIPIIKNFLKKTIEPWLDGNFKGNGFFYEKSWGGLVTQQGINDSSADFGFGVYNDHHYHLGYFLYGIGVLAKIDPLWGQKYKPIVYSLLKDFMNLGKRDNKNYPTLRCFDPYKLHSWASGVTEFENGRNQESSSEAVNAYYSAALVGLAYNDKNLVATGSTLLALEINAVQTWWHVKAESNLYGEDFAKENRIVGILWANKRDSKLWWAPSECRECRLSIQVLPLLPITETLFNDGVYAKELVEWTLPSLKNKTNVEGWKGFTYALQGVYDKKNALKKIRLLKGFDDGNSFSNLLWWIHSR; from the coding sequence ATGTCTTCTGTTCCTTTCCTATTTCCTCAAACTCATTCAACTGTTCTTCCAAACCCTTCAAATTTCTTCTCACAAAACTTACTATCCACACCCCTCCCTACTAACTCTTTCTTCCAAAACTTTGTTCTCAAAAATGGTGACCAACCTGAATACATTCACCCTTATCTCATCAAATCCTCAAACTTTTCACTTTCTGTTTCACACCCTTTTCTCCTATTTTCAACAGCAATGTTGTACCAAGTTTTCTCACCAGATCTCACTATTTCATCCTCACAAAAATCTCACACAAACTCACCAAAAAATAAGCATTTTATCTCATCCTATAGTGATCTTGGCGTGACTCTTGATATTCCATCTTCAAATCTAAGATTCTTTCTTGTTAGAGGAAGTCCTTTTGTAACTGCTTCTGTTACAAAACCAACACCTCTTTCAATCACAACATTGCATAACATAGTTTCTTTGTCTTGTTTTGATaacaaaaaaaccaaatatacaCTTTTGCTCAACAATACTCAGAAATGGATTATATACACTTCTTCACCAATCAATTTAAACCATGATGGTTCCGAGGTGAAATCCGATCCATTTTCGGGGATAATTCGTATCGCGGTTGTTCCTGATTCGAATTACGAGAAAATTCTTGATAAATTCAGCTCTTGTTACCCTGTTTCTGGCTATGCAAACATTCAGAAgaaatttggtttggtttataAATGGCAAAGGAAAAATTCAGGTGATTTACTTATGCTAGCACACCCTCTTCATGTTAAGCTTTTATCAAAAAGTAACAATCATGGTGTTACTGTTTTGAATGATTTTAAGTATAGAAGTGTTGATGGTGATCTTGTTGGTGTTGTTGGAAATTCATGGAATTTGAAAACTGATTCTATTGATGTAACATGGCATTCTAGTAAAGGTGTTACAAAAGAATCACATGATGAAATTGTTTCAGCACTTGTTAAAGATGTGAAGAAATTGAATATTTCAGCAATAGAAACaaattcatcttatttttatgGTAAGATTGTTGGAAGAGCTGCAAGATTTGCTTTGATAGCTGAAgaaatttcttattttaaagTGATTCCAATTATTAagaattttttgaagaaaactaTTGAGCCATGGTTAGATGGTAATTTCAAAGGGAAtggttttttttatgaaaaaagttgGGGTGGATTAGTTACTCAACAAGGGATTAATGATTCAAGTGCTGATTTTGGTTTTGGAGTTTATAatgatcatcattatcatttaGGATATTTTCTTTATGGAATTGGGGTTCTTGCAAAAATTGATCCTTTATGGGGACAAAAGTATAAACCAATAGTTTATTCACTTTTGAAAGATTTTATGAACTTGGGCAAAAGAGATAACAAAAATTATCCAACTTTAAGGTGTTTTGATCCATACAAGTTACATTCTTGGGCTTCCGGGGTGACTGAATTTGAAAATGGAAGGAATCAAGAAAGTTCGAGCGAAGCTGTGAATGCTTATTATTCGGCCGCATTAGTAGGTCTAGCTTACAACGACAAAAATCTTGTTGCTACCGGATCTACGCTTTTAGCATTGGAAATTAATGCCGTGCAAACTTGGTGGCATGTGAAAGCCGAAAGTAATTTGTATGGTGAAGATTTTGCGAAAGAAAATAGGATTGTTGGTATTTTGTGGGCGAATAAAAGGGATAGTAAACTATGGTGGGCACCATCCGAGTGTCGAGAGTGTAGGCTTAGTATACAAGTTTTACCTTTGTTGCCTATTACCGAGACTTTGTTCAATGACGGTGTTTATGCTAAGGAGCTTGTGGAGTGGACATTGCCATCTTTGAAGAATAAGACTAATGTTGAAGGATGGAAAGGGTTTACCTATGCTTTGCAAGGTGTTTATGATAAGAAAAATGCATTGAAGAAAATTAGGTTGTTGAAAGGTTTTGATGATGGAAACTCTTTTAGTAATCTATTGTGGTGGATTCATAGTAGGTGA